The following proteins are encoded in a genomic region of Candidatus Manganitrophaceae bacterium:
- a CDS encoding DUF1565 domain-containing protein, producing MKKIRANGISLGRVVLSFLSFLSFLSFLSWVLLLAACSGGGGGSESSGTARVGLTIKVPSVEKASLSYQNKSFAPAPAPIASIGVGVADAQGVSLISQKVSVSPGEEVTITLDVPAGQGRTFTVQAFDGEGTVLFEGQASADLTAGVSSSIAIQMAPVDLPVTVTLSISPTAQSLLPGKTQPFTATLTGPGDPTLIWSVNDIPNGNAAVGTITQTNPATYTAPSAPPDGGSVTIKVASAANPTLSATATVTLLPAQTILISPESARVFAGKSTPFNATVSGLSDHTVKWSLVGTGSLGAITSTGPASATYTAPATPPSQNPVTIRATSAADPTLFATATVTVLTSPTITLTPTAPSVVTGQTQTFTATVVGLSDASVTWSVSGGAASGTITQTNPATYTAPATVPNPNPVTVTATSTADRTLSATARVTIITPQTTLFIDGQNGADQADCGTQDHPCKTITVALRNAQAGQTLLVGAGTYNFTTTGAERAPLTMKRGINIQGAGAATTVLSFSGTNDPDGAGILGADNATLSGFTIQDNDNLRFDISITSVASTISDNLFSGNCDGPCGSTAVRVRGTGAPTLTNNKFGENLNGGFAVALLVTDTAAPVVSNNNNFIGNNTAIRTLLNAAPKIEGNTIVGNGVGLSAENTSKPDLGGGTKSSAGGNILSCNTNADLITSGNLSAQRNAWDHVPPKAGTSGNGIDLVSLNDATVNTANATLATPPCALKITAPANGAIVRGTVSIGVTASDPVGIGQVDYDLDGTSIGSGPPGGFGLQFNTTSSQFSEGAHTLNATSVNNARSTSDFDSIRITIDNTPPSVRITSPAAGTLLGCGPVTVIASAADTNGIGQVEFFVSNGTTDQSIGVGTAGAGGTFTRSWTPGPNGSYTLTAAATDRAGNSSNRSPGVTVRVSCVTTLQVSPSTAVVAKGQDQTQSFTLTGATNSDVFWSVNGPNGNNLDGTITAGGVYTPPAKIPTNAAGVPIPVTIAAVSRTNSGVRDTASVTVITGPVLKFNPNVPVNQPGKSSTASSGQRSIAFFKGTVEAVWADGGGIFFSESKDGRTWSEPIPVASGDVAQPALAVGPDGSVYVAYQLTFVTGPAPIHTVQLAVRRPAGTFTSLFSSPNSSSAQDPTIAVSPESGTVFLAWADILGQTGFDLWFQRIDKGGKPIDLSPRNLTEKSTDSQQTQPTMAVGKSETVFLAWVGQARQQSIKATASFDNGGSFVDEMPVTDGLGPVAAPTLAADSDNNVVVAWEARANVDQPPFIFFDAALKAALGNFQFGKDQPVGTFSPPSLTVQQSRPSIASDNFGGIYIALNEVFNASDFGDILLAKSSDAGKTFQFSRIDDDPNQVPNKSNPSLAVDTAGRAFVLWTDGRSNQGEEVFFANGE from the coding sequence ATGAAAAAAATAAGAGCCAACGGGATCTCGCTCGGGCGGGTCGTCCTCTCTTTCTTATCTTTCTTATCTTTCTTGTCTTTCTTATCTTGGGTGCTCCTCCTGGCGGCATGCAGCGGCGGGGGAGGGGGAAGCGAATCGTCGGGAACGGCGCGCGTCGGATTGACGATTAAAGTCCCCTCCGTTGAAAAAGCGTCGCTGTCGTATCAGAATAAATCATTCGCACCGGCTCCCGCGCCGATCGCTTCGATCGGCGTCGGCGTCGCCGATGCGCAGGGAGTGTCGCTGATCTCGCAGAAAGTCTCGGTCTCTCCCGGCGAAGAGGTGACGATCACCCTCGACGTTCCCGCCGGACAGGGCCGGACCTTTACCGTTCAGGCGTTCGATGGAGAGGGTACGGTTCTCTTTGAAGGACAGGCGAGCGCCGATCTGACCGCCGGCGTCTCCTCTTCGATCGCCATTCAGATGGCGCCGGTCGATCTCCCTGTGACCGTGACCCTCTCGATCAGCCCGACCGCGCAGTCGCTCCTCCCCGGAAAAACACAGCCGTTCACTGCGACCCTGACCGGACCGGGCGACCCGACGCTGATCTGGAGCGTGAACGACATTCCGAATGGGAATGCGGCCGTCGGAACGATCACCCAGACAAACCCGGCCACCTACACCGCGCCGAGCGCTCCCCCGGACGGCGGGTCTGTAACAATCAAGGTCGCCAGCGCCGCCAATCCGACCCTCTCCGCCACCGCCACCGTGACCCTCCTCCCCGCGCAGACGATTCTGATCAGCCCGGAATCGGCCCGCGTTTTCGCCGGAAAGAGCACCCCCTTTAACGCCACGGTGAGTGGTCTTTCAGATCACACCGTCAAGTGGAGCCTGGTTGGAACCGGCTCGCTCGGAGCGATCACCTCTACCGGACCGGCCTCCGCAACCTATACCGCCCCGGCCACCCCTCCGAGCCAAAACCCGGTCACGATTCGGGCAACCAGCGCCGCTGATCCGACCCTCTTCGCAACGGCGACGGTCACCGTTCTCACATCGCCGACGATCACCCTCACGCCGACCGCCCCGTCCGTCGTGACCGGCCAGACGCAGACCTTCACCGCAACCGTCGTCGGCCTCTCAGATGCGTCGGTCACCTGGTCGGTCTCCGGGGGAGCCGCTTCCGGAACGATCACCCAGACGAACCCGGCCACCTACACCGCCCCGGCGACGGTTCCCAATCCGAACCCGGTCACCGTCACAGCGACCAGTACGGCCGATCGAACCCTCTCCGCCACCGCCCGCGTGACGATCATCACCCCCCAGACGACCCTCTTTATCGACGGACAGAACGGGGCCGATCAAGCCGACTGCGGAACGCAGGATCATCCCTGCAAAACGATTACGGTAGCGTTGAGGAACGCCCAAGCCGGCCAGACCCTCTTGGTCGGCGCCGGAACTTACAATTTCACCACCACCGGCGCGGAGAGGGCGCCGCTGACGATGAAACGGGGGATCAACATTCAAGGGGCCGGGGCTGCGACGACGGTCCTCAGCTTCTCCGGGACGAACGACCCGGACGGCGCCGGCATTCTCGGCGCCGACAACGCGACCCTCTCGGGATTTACGATTCAGGACAATGACAACCTGCGATTTGACATCAGCATCACCAGCGTCGCTTCGACGATCAGCGACAACCTTTTTAGCGGAAATTGCGACGGCCCATGCGGATCCACCGCCGTTCGGGTGCGCGGGACCGGCGCGCCGACCCTCACTAACAATAAATTCGGCGAGAACTTGAATGGCGGATTCGCCGTCGCCCTTTTGGTGACCGACACCGCCGCTCCCGTCGTCTCAAACAATAATAATTTCATCGGAAACAACACGGCGATCCGAACCCTCTTAAACGCTGCGCCCAAAATCGAGGGGAATACAATCGTCGGAAACGGGGTCGGCCTCTCGGCGGAGAACACGTCAAAGCCAGATCTCGGCGGCGGGACAAAAAGCAGCGCCGGCGGGAATATCCTCAGCTGCAACACCAACGCCGACCTGATCACCTCCGGAAATCTGTCCGCGCAGCGCAACGCTTGGGATCACGTCCCGCCCAAAGCGGGAACCTCCGGGAACGGAATCGATCTTGTTTCACTAAACGACGCGACGGTCAATACCGCCAATGCCACTCTTGCGACGCCCCCCTGCGCCCTGAAGATCACCGCGCCGGCGAATGGAGCGATCGTCCGGGGAACCGTTTCGATCGGGGTGACCGCATCAGACCCGGTCGGCATCGGTCAGGTCGATTATGACCTCGATGGAACGTCGATCGGGAGTGGCCCGCCGGGCGGCTTCGGCCTCCAATTTAATACCACCTCCTCCCAATTTTCGGAGGGGGCCCACACCCTCAACGCCACGTCGGTCAACAATGCCCGGTCGACGAGCGATTTTGATTCGATCCGGATCACGATCGACAACACCCCGCCGTCGGTCCGGATCACCTCTCCGGCGGCGGGCACCCTGCTCGGATGCGGCCCGGTGACGGTGATCGCTTCGGCGGCGGATACGAATGGCATCGGTCAGGTCGAGTTCTTCGTCTCGAATGGGACGACCGATCAATCGATCGGGGTCGGGACCGCCGGCGCCGGCGGCACCTTTACCCGGAGCTGGACCCCCGGACCGAATGGAAGCTACACCCTCACCGCCGCGGCGACCGACCGGGCTGGAAATAGTAGCAACCGATCGCCCGGGGTTACCGTCCGGGTCTCGTGCGTCACGACCCTGCAGGTCTCCCCCTCAACGGCCGTTGTTGCCAAAGGCCAAGACCAAACACAATCATTTACCCTCACCGGCGCCACGAACAGTGATGTTTTCTGGAGCGTCAACGGACCCAATGGAAATAATTTAGATGGAACCATCACGGCAGGAGGAGTCTATACCCCACCCGCGAAAATTCCGACCAACGCAGCCGGAGTACCTATACCAGTCACTATCGCAGCGGTCAGCCGGACTAACAGCGGAGTCCGAGATACCGCCTCGGTGACGGTGATCACCGGACCGGTATTAAAGTTTAATCCAAATGTCCCGGTCAATCAGCCGGGTAAAAGCTCAACCGCCTCCTCCGGCCAGAGAAGCATCGCCTTCTTTAAAGGAACGGTCGAGGCGGTCTGGGCCGACGGGGGTGGCATCTTCTTTTCGGAGAGCAAAGATGGCAGAACCTGGTCCGAACCGATTCCGGTCGCCTCCGGGGATGTGGCGCAACCGGCACTCGCCGTCGGACCGGATGGGAGTGTTTATGTCGCCTATCAACTGACGTTTGTCACCGGTCCTGCGCCGATCCATACCGTCCAACTGGCGGTTCGTCGGCCGGCAGGAACATTCACATCGCTTTTTAGTTCGCCCAACTCCTCTTCGGCGCAAGATCCGACGATCGCCGTTTCTCCGGAAAGTGGGACCGTCTTCCTCGCCTGGGCCGACATCTTGGGACAAACCGGATTCGACCTCTGGTTCCAGCGGATCGACAAGGGGGGGAAACCGATCGACCTCTCCCCTCGAAACCTGACCGAAAAGTCGACCGACTCTCAACAGACCCAGCCGACGATGGCGGTCGGAAAATCGGAGACGGTTTTCCTCGCCTGGGTCGGACAAGCGAGACAGCAAAGCATCAAGGCGACCGCCTCTTTCGATAACGGGGGGAGCTTCGTCGATGAAATGCCGGTGACCGATGGGCTCGGACCGGTCGCGGCCCCGACGCTCGCCGCCGATTCCGATAACAACGTCGTCGTCGCTTGGGAAGCGCGTGCAAACGTCGACCAACCACCGTTCATCTTCTTCGACGCCGCGCTGAAGGCCGCTTTAGGGAACTTCCAATTCGGCAAGGACCAGCCGGTGGGGACCTTTTCACCTCCATCGCTTACGGTTCAGCAGAGTCGGCCCAGCATCGCATCTGATAATTTCGGTGGCATATATATCGCACTTAATGAGGTCTTTAACGCATCCGACTTCGGTGACATCCTTCTCGCGAAGAGCTCCGATGCCGGAAAGACATTTCAGTTCTCCAGAATTGATGATGACCCCAACCAGGTTCCAAACAAGTCGAACCCGTCACTCGCCGTCGACACCGCCGGCCGGGCTTTTGTCCTCTGGACGGATGGAAGATCGAATCAGGGAGAAGAGGTTTTCTTTGCAAACGGAGAGTAA